A window of Deltaproteobacteria bacterium HGW-Deltaproteobacteria-2 contains these coding sequences:
- a CDS encoding portal protein, translated as MGIAEDIVIIVMAALVGGLIARTLKQPLILGYILAGIVVGPYTGGITISDINNIEKLAEIGIALLLFALGLEFSFRELKPVKTIALFGTPLQIILTMLYGFGIGQLFGWTWTPSVWFGALISLSSTMIILKTLENQGLMGTLSSRVMIGVLIIQDLAIVPMLIILPQLNNIQSGFSILLIAAVKAAIFLLAIFFIGTKVIPRLMRYIANWNSRELFLIATAAIGLGIGYGTYIFGLSFAFGAFVAGIILSESDYGYQALSDIIPLRDVFSLLFFTSIGMLLDIGFLFAHWQMIALLVVLVMLGKALIFVVLSRAFGYRNVIPLAMGLGLSQVGEFSFILGRVGVGTKSISAEFYSLVLAMTIVTMLLTPFISGLTAPLYAFARRFIKPLKLMPLHFPKSGLKDHIVIAGGGRVGMHVANVLHHSGIPFVILEQNSRRSQEVKACRYPIIFGDATKRTILEAAALRKAKLLLITTPVAVVSLGIVAQAQKLNPDIHIIARAEGVEQMKALYQKGVTYVVQPEFEASLEIINQTFLNLGIPTEQLKTFTEEARRELNNPLCI; from the coding sequence ATGGGCATTGCTGAAGACATTGTAATTATCGTTATGGCCGCGTTAGTAGGTGGTTTGATTGCCCGGACGCTGAAACAGCCTTTGATTCTTGGTTACATCCTGGCCGGAATTGTCGTGGGACCTTATACCGGAGGCATCACGATTTCGGATATTAATAATATCGAAAAGCTGGCGGAAATCGGTATAGCTCTTTTGCTTTTCGCGCTGGGTCTTGAGTTTTCATTCAGAGAACTAAAACCAGTCAAAACGATCGCATTATTCGGCACACCTCTGCAAATAATTCTGACAATGCTTTACGGGTTTGGCATCGGTCAACTGTTTGGCTGGACATGGACGCCTTCCGTATGGTTCGGAGCCTTGATTTCTCTATCCAGTACAATGATTATTTTGAAAACTCTGGAGAATCAAGGTTTGATGGGCACGCTTTCCAGCCGCGTGATGATCGGTGTATTGATTATCCAGGATCTGGCCATTGTGCCGATGCTGATTATTCTGCCGCAGTTGAACAATATTCAATCCGGATTTTCTATTTTGCTAATTGCCGCCGTTAAAGCCGCTATATTTCTTCTGGCAATATTTTTTATCGGCACAAAAGTCATTCCACGCCTGATGAGATATATCGCGAATTGGAATTCGCGCGAACTTTTTCTGATTGCCACGGCTGCTATAGGTTTGGGTATCGGATATGGCACTTACATTTTCGGCCTTTCTTTCGCCTTTGGTGCATTCGTGGCCGGCATTATTCTTAGCGAATCAGATTATGGTTATCAGGCGCTAAGCGACATTATCCCATTGCGTGATGTTTTCAGTTTGTTGTTTTTCACATCCATCGGCATGCTGCTGGATATTGGATTTCTTTTTGCCCACTGGCAAATGATAGCACTTCTGGTGGTTCTTGTTATGCTGGGCAAAGCACTGATTTTTGTCGTGTTAAGCCGGGCGTTTGGTTATCGCAATGTCATTCCTCTGGCAATGGGATTAGGACTGTCGCAGGTTGGAGAATTTTCTTTTATTCTTGGCAGGGTCGGTGTCGGAACAAAATCGATTTCCGCCGAATTCTATTCTTTAGTGTTGGCAATGACAATTGTTACTATGCTGTTGACACCTTTTATATCGGGTCTGACAGCGCCGCTTTATGCTTTTGCCAGACGTTTTATAAAACCGCTTAAGCTTATGCCTTTACATTTTCCGAAAAGCGGTCTGAAAGATCATATCGTTATCGCAGGCGGAGGAAGGGTCGGCATGCACGTTGCCAATGTTCTGCACCACTCCGGTATACCTTTTGTCATTCTGGAACAGAATTCCCGGCGTAGTCAGGAAGTAAAAGCATGCAGATACCCGATTATTTTCGGAGACGCCACCAAGAGAACAATTCTGGAAGCCGCAGCCCTGCGCAAAGCGAAACTTTTGTTGATTACGACTCCTGTGGCGGTTGTTTCGCTGGGAATTGTCGCGCAAGCTCAAAAACTAAATCCTGATATCCATATTATCGCCCGTGCGGAAGGCGTGGAACAAATGAAAGCCCTTTATCAAAAAGGTGTGACGTATGTTGTTCAGCCGGAATTTGAAGCCAGTCTGGAAATCATCAATCAAACATTTCTTAATCTTGGTATCCCCACCGAGCAATTGAAAACATTTACGGAGGAAGCGCGCCGGGAGCTCAACAACCCTTTATGCATTTAA
- a CDS encoding integration host factor subunit beta: protein MNKSGLIETLSSKLNLTEKKAIDVVNLIFKGFTDELKKNGRIEIRGFGSFVVKKYGSYTGRNPKTGTKIQVEPKKLPFFKVGKELKVRVDKKK, encoded by the coding sequence ATGAATAAATCCGGTCTTATTGAAACTTTAAGCAGTAAGTTAAACTTGACGGAAAAAAAGGCAATTGACGTTGTTAATCTTATTTTTAAAGGTTTCACCGATGAATTGAAAAAAAATGGGCGTATCGAGATCAGAGGTTTTGGCAGCTTTGTGGTAAAAAAATACGGATCGTACACGGGAAGAAATCCTAAAACCGGCACTAAGATACAGGTTGAACCTAAAAAATTACCCTTCTTTAAAGTAGGCAAAGAACTTAAAGTGCGCGTTGATAAAAAGAAATAA
- a CDS encoding ABC transporter, whose translation MGLGDILNYEFVQRAILAGMLIAAISSILGVFLVLRRFSLIGDGLAHITFGSVAIVILIGVSPAYITLAALPLVMLSSLAILKLTHSQRIHGDAAIGIVSSLGIATGIILAGLSGGYNLDLFSYLFGNILTVTQTELWLSFIVFLITVATVVIFYNDFLAITFDEELAQTMGIKTKRINVLLFLLTAVAAVLAMKVAGIMLVSAMLILPPLTALQLSMSFKKTIIAAACFSILSVICGIILAFLLNLPAGGTIVIFNICFLLLISGAKIIWHLPR comes from the coding sequence ATGGGCTTAGGCGATATACTTAATTATGAATTTGTTCAACGCGCCATTTTGGCGGGTATGCTGATCGCTGCCATTTCCTCCATACTGGGAGTTTTTCTTGTCTTACGTCGTTTCTCTCTGATTGGCGATGGACTTGCTCATATTACCTTTGGCAGTGTTGCAATTGTAATCCTGATCGGAGTCAGTCCTGCCTATATTACCTTGGCGGCCCTGCCCCTGGTGATGCTTTCATCGCTAGCTATTCTCAAACTGACTCATTCCCAGCGCATCCACGGAGACGCGGCCATCGGCATCGTCTCTTCACTCGGAATCGCTACAGGTATTATTCTGGCCGGATTATCCGGCGGTTACAATCTTGATTTATTCAGTTATCTTTTCGGCAATATTCTAACCGTAACACAAACAGAACTCTGGCTTTCATTTATTGTTTTTTTAATTACAGTAGCCACGGTAGTTATTTTTTATAATGATTTTTTGGCAATTACTTTTGACGAAGAGCTGGCCCAGACAATGGGCATCAAAACAAAAAGAATCAATGTGCTTCTCTTTCTATTGACGGCAGTCGCAGCAGTTTTAGCTATGAAAGTAGCAGGCATTATGCTCGTTTCAGCTATGCTGATTTTACCGCCTCTAACTGCTTTGCAGCTATCCATGAGCTTCAAAAAAACCATTATAGCCGCTGCTTGTTTTTCTATTTTATCAGTAATTTGCGGTATTATTCTCGCTTTTTTGTTGAATTTACCGGCGGGAGGAACTATAGTTATTTTTAACATCTGTTTTCTCTTGCTTATTTCCGGAGCTAAAATAATCTGGCATTTGCCCCGTTAG
- a CDS encoding superoxide dismutase [Fe] (SodB; iron binding; present under aerobic and anaerobic conditions; destroys free radicals): MAISLPELPYGKDALAPFISANTLDFHYGKHHKAYVDNLNKLIAGTDLEQKSLEEIIKIAAKDQAKAGIFNNAAQTWNHSFYWQCLKKAGGGVATGAIAAKINAVWGSYDKFVEELKNAGATQFGSGWAWLVLEGDQLKITKTANADTPLAHGQKALLTIDVWEHAYYLDYQNRRPDYLAAVIQNLINWDFVNANLR; the protein is encoded by the coding sequence ATGGCCATATCATTACCGGAACTCCCCTATGGGAAAGATGCATTAGCGCCTTTTATCAGTGCCAATACCCTGGATTTTCATTATGGTAAGCATCACAAAGCTTATGTGGATAATCTAAACAAATTAATCGCCGGCACTGATCTTGAACAAAAATCGTTGGAAGAAATTATTAAGATTGCCGCTAAAGATCAGGCAAAAGCCGGCATCTTCAACAATGCTGCCCAGACATGGAACCATTCCTTTTACTGGCAATGTCTGAAGAAAGCAGGAGGAGGAGTTGCTACCGGAGCAATCGCGGCAAAGATTAACGCTGTATGGGGAAGTTACGATAAATTTGTTGAAGAGCTGAAAAATGCCGGCGCGACTCAGTTCGGCAGCGGCTGGGCATGGCTGGTTCTGGAGGGAGATCAGTTAAAAATAACAAAGACAGCAAATGCCGATACACCTCTTGCCCACGGTCAAAAAGCACTCCTGACAATTGATGTATGGGAACACGCCTATTACCTGGATTATCAAAACCGGAGGCCTGATTATCTTGCCGCTGTGATTCAAAATTTGATTAACTGGGACTTTGTCAATGCCAATTTAAGATAA
- a CDS encoding ABC transporter ATP-binding protein, producing MSMNVINVDNLTFCYNGLEAISNISFTVKKGDYLGIAGPNGSGKSTLIKNILGILKPQKGNINIFGQPLIFFHQWDRIGYLPQRISSLNNHFPSTVEEIVQLGMKKRNTIALKRTLGMMGIAHLADRLIGELSYGEQQRTILARALISQPDLLIFDEPTTALDPETREIFYSLTSEMNRTYDTTIILVTHDTGIIGKYARNLLYLDKKVIFYGTFEDFCTSPDMAGFFGSTSQHMICHQHDKAESNV from the coding sequence ATGTCCATGAACGTCATCAACGTTGATAATTTGACCTTCTGCTACAACGGCCTGGAAGCTATCAGTAATATTTCCTTTACCGTAAAAAAAGGCGATTATCTGGGCATTGCCGGGCCCAACGGATCCGGCAAAAGTACGCTGATTAAAAATATTCTGGGCATCCTGAAGCCGCAAAAGGGGAATATTAATATTTTTGGTCAACCTTTAATTTTTTTCCACCAGTGGGATAGAATCGGTTATCTGCCTCAGCGAATAAGCTCCTTGAATAATCACTTCCCCAGTACTGTAGAAGAAATAGTTCAATTGGGCATGAAAAAAAGAAATACAATAGCTTTAAAGCGTACTCTGGGAATGATGGGAATCGCGCATCTTGCCGACCGTCTGATCGGTGAACTCTCTTATGGCGAACAGCAGCGCACAATTTTAGCGCGAGCTTTAATCAGTCAACCGGATTTACTCATTTTCGATGAACCAACAACAGCTCTTGATCCGGAAACAAGAGAAATTTTTTATTCATTGACCAGCGAAATGAACCGAACCTATGATACTACTATTATTCTTGTTACTCACGACACAGGTATTATTGGAAAGTACGCCCGTAATCTTCTTTATCTTGACAAAAAAGTAATCTTTTACGGAACATTTGAAGATTTTTGTACTTCACCTGATATGGCCGGATTTTTTGGATCGACCAGTCAGCATATGATCTGTCATCAGCACGATAAAGCGGAGAGCAACGTTTGA
- a CDS encoding zinc-binding protein: MSLRKISLIFLLLLSLLLSSCQPAKESDRGDKKLKVIATIFPIYDFACNIGGDKIKVTMLLPPGTDAHHYELKPEDIKKVSKADIFLFTNFEMEQWAYKIINAAEKNTNMLAVETGAGAVLLPFNEEDGVRGEHGNHISKFDPHLWLDLDNAQKMVDNIAATFIKKDSRNSDYYLRNARDYKLKLTALDQRYRTELNGCKTKIILHAGHWAFAYLAKRYNIKYVAAYNISADAEPSPQKTIALIEQVKSQKVPYIYYEDMISPRLARMIAAETGAGLLKLNNGHDLSKEDIKNGASFISLMETNLTSLKKGMRCP, translated from the coding sequence ATGTCTCTAAGAAAAATATCTCTTATCTTTCTCCTTTTGTTATCTTTACTTCTGTCCTCCTGCCAACCGGCAAAGGAATCAGACAGGGGAGATAAAAAACTAAAGGTAATTGCCACAATTTTTCCCATCTACGATTTTGCATGCAATATCGGAGGAGATAAAATCAAAGTAACCATGCTTCTGCCACCGGGAACAGACGCGCACCATTACGAATTAAAGCCCGAAGATATAAAAAAGGTCAGCAAAGCTGATATTTTCCTTTTCACCAACTTTGAAATGGAACAGTGGGCATATAAAATCATCAACGCCGCCGAAAAAAATACCAATATGCTGGCCGTAGAGACCGGAGCCGGAGCTGTCTTGCTGCCGTTCAATGAAGAGGATGGAGTTCGTGGAGAGCATGGAAATCATATTTCCAAATTTGATCCGCATCTCTGGCTGGACCTGGATAACGCACAGAAAATGGTTGATAACATTGCCGCCACATTTATTAAAAAGGATTCTCGCAATAGTGATTATTACTTAAGAAATGCTCGTGATTACAAGCTTAAGCTAACCGCTCTGGACCAACGATATCGTACAGAATTAAACGGTTGCAAAACAAAAATAATTTTGCACGCCGGTCACTGGGCGTTCGCTTATCTGGCTAAAAGGTATAATATAAAATATGTTGCTGCTTATAACATATCGGCGGATGCCGAACCTTCGCCGCAAAAGACGATTGCTTTGATCGAACAAGTAAAGAGTCAGAAAGTTCCTTATATTTATTATGAAGACATGATTAGTCCCCGTCTGGCCCGAATGATTGCCGCAGAAACAGGAGCCGGTTTACTGAAACTCAATAACGGGCATGACCTAAGTAAAGAGGATATTAAAAACGGTGCATCTTTTATTTCATTGATGGAAACAAATCTGACTAGTTTAAAAAAAGGAATGCGATGTCCATGA
- a CDS encoding cation-binding protein, whose amino-acid sequence MKPIGPLMWEHRLIEKMLSSMMLHIDNIEKSKKVNPLIIDIAVDFVRTYADRTHHGKEEEILFRDLAKKDLTPELKKIMQELLDEHVWGRKTTAALVAAKVKYLEGDKDELPRIIDFARQLGNFYPKHIEKEDKHFFYPCQEYFDKDEQAKMLAEFWEFDRKMIHEKYNKIFDDYSSLSI is encoded by the coding sequence ATGAAACCTATCGGACCGTTAATGTGGGAACATAGATTGATTGAAAAAATGCTCTCTTCGATGATGCTTCATATTGACAATATTGAAAAAAGCAAGAAAGTTAATCCTCTCATCATAGATATAGCCGTTGACTTCGTGCGCACTTACGCCGACCGCACTCATCATGGTAAGGAAGAGGAAATTCTCTTCAGAGATCTGGCCAAGAAAGATCTTACGCCGGAATTGAAAAAAATCATGCAGGAACTGCTGGACGAGCATGTTTGGGGAAGAAAGACGACGGCAGCGCTGGTTGCGGCCAAAGTAAAATATTTAGAAGGCGACAAAGACGAATTACCACGCATAATAGATTTCGCGCGGCAGTTAGGCAATTTTTATCCCAAACACATCGAGAAGGAAGACAAGCACTTCTTCTATCCCTGTCAGGAATATTTTGACAAAGATGAACAAGCCAAAATGCTTGCCGAATTCTGGGAATTCGACCGCAAAATGATTCACGAAAAATATAATAAAATATTTGACGATTACTCAAGCCTAAGCATTTAG